A window of Daucus carota subsp. sativus chromosome 2, DH1 v3.0, whole genome shotgun sequence genomic DNA:
gttgtttgtgtttgcatCTTATTATTATCGAAGGTTTCGTTGTAAGGCCCATCACGTTTCCAACATCCTTGATGCAGTTTGTTGATGAACCCAATAATATTCCAGAGACAAAACTCTTAGCAACCTAAAATTGGCAAAATGCGACCCCACGTGTGCTGGCAAAAATCTACTTCTATTGGTACTCATATTCATAAGTAACACTGATCGATGCTTCTGGTGATTCAGTATCTTGACAAAGTAGGAATTAGGTTTTTTGCTTCTATAATTCCCCTcagaataaactacaagttgtcgAGTGTCAGGAAACACAGAGAGATGAGTATCATTTTCTTCTCGAATATCAATTGTCTTGAAAAAGTGTTCTTCTTTTGCCTTGGATAAAGATAGGTCCCTCATAAGGTCATGAAGAGAACAACTTTTGAACTTTGTAAGCGATGAATCTGAATCATCAAATCTCACTTGAACCATACTCTTATGGACTAGTTCTCCCATATACGATTCAGCCACTTGCATCATTGTTTCTCCTTTCTTTTTGTCACTGGATAGTACCATCCCTTCCGTAATCCATAACTGATACAAAGTCTCTGCATCTATCGATTCATCTTCGCTGAATTTTCCCAAATATAGAAAGCATGGCTCTAATTGAGGGGGCAATTCGTTGTAACTACGAACTAATATgttaaataattcattttgTTGATTTTCTCCTAACCCCGTCCCTCTCTTTAGCGACCATAGACTATCAGAGTATACCCTCTCCCACTCTGCCAGTGAAGGTTTTGTTATGAGAATTCCTATTCCCCCCAAAATCACTATAGCTAGTGGAAGACCAGCACAAGTTCCAACCATTTCTCTTCCTAATTTTTCCATACGTTTATAGTCTCTGGCAACGTCTGTaacagagaaaacaagaaaaaaatatataagccCGCATAATATGCCTCTGTCCATCAAATGAAATGTGAATAACCCGTCCTCTTCTTTTATAAAGAAGAAGCGCTTCCGGTTCTGTCGGTTCTTGAAACAATTTTGTCTTCTCCATATTACTATATCTCTAGAgtcaataattttatatgagGAACTACTGAACTCAATCACTCGCTGAAGCTATGCTTATAATCAGGTAAGACTCTAATGGATTGTTTTtggtctatggattttaatggattgtatgtgattttgattttgtgcggattcttgataaaacgtcgcagagttgatatagattctttaggatttaagcacaatacttcgagatctcatggattttggtgggatttcaaaaaacttaaaatatactgAAGTATGAcataaaattcatcattttatgaaatccaaaaatatccatcatcatttgaataccatcagattttaatggattttaaacaatctcaattaaataacATCGGGTTTTAAAGCATAacttaaaatcctaattgaataccaccggattttgtagcataatttaaaatcccgatTGAATATCCCAAGATTTTAATGgctttcaaacaatctcaatcgaataccctcagatttcatgaatgaaaaaaatgctttaaaatcccaatcgaatacacccctctaattAAGTTGATTGAAATTGACTTTTAACATATTTCTCCATAACAAGTCACTTGTTCTAGCCACCGGAGTTTCATAAGTTTCAGAACACAGTTTAACTACATTATTTTTTACCTATATATTCTGtgtatgaaaaaatatatatgtacctATATATTCTCCTCTTGTGGGAAGTGCTTTCAACTGAAGTAGCTCCCAACTTTGATCTGGGCTTAGAGTCTCTGGCTGGTGAATGAGTCCTTTTGGATTTACGTACTCAGCAACATCCACATTACGACTTGTAAGCATTAATTTGCTTACAGACCGCTCAGCTGTGAATGCCGCTTTTAAAGAATCCCAGGCATCAGTTGACCATATGTCATCGAGGACTATGAAGCATTTTTGCTTTTGCTGGATCAGAAGTAGATTTTCCACTAACTTGTCATTGTCCATATTCAGAATTTCATCTTTTCTTTCATGGATCAAACGTATAAGAACACCTCTTTTGTTTGCCATTTCTGTGAAATGGTCACCCAGGCTGAACCCGAAAAATGCCTGTTGATAGTGGAATGGTTGTATATTTTTTGAGCGAGAGTTGTCTTGCCAAGACCACCCATTCCACAGATAGAGATGAGCGGATAACAGCGATCACTTTCATCCACCAGAAGTCCCACCAAGTGATCAACATCTGCCTCATGTCCAACAAATATTTTTGGCTCAACAGTAGTGAAAGTGTGAAATCGCCTTAGCCTTCCGGGTGTTCCATGACTtgaatctgattttgatttcataTTACAATCATCAAACTGATTAAACACGAGACACATCTTTCTATTAATATCTTCAATCTTTCTTGAAAACTTTCTTTTCTTCATCCACTGGATTATTTTTCCAGGGGATGAAGAAGCTTTGACAAGAAACGTTTCGACAACATTCTCAACATCATAGGCAAGCTCTCGTATCTCCGCGAGCAAAGTGCTCATCTCATTTATTTATCTCTCATTTTCGAAGTCTCTCATTTATTTTATGTGCATCTCTTTTAAACTTCTCCCCTCTTATCTCTTCTATCTCTTTTCTCTCATCTAAGAAGGTGGTCATTCTCTTCTAATGAAAATGCATCACAATTAATCTTATATTCGATTACCACATGTAAAGACCATTTTATTACTGTATGAGAAGTATTTTCATTATGAACGAAATTGTTTAACGTgtgattttatatatcttatttgataatatattttttgttgggTCTCGTATCCAAGACTCTTGCATAATTGACGATCTCTCATGTACCTGTATTCATATCCCGTGTCGCCACATCTGAGTCCGTGCTTCCTAGATTGTACCCCAATCATGGTCCCAACTTAAATTACATGTTTACATGGAAGCTCGAGTGGCTCCTTGTTTAAAAACGGATTATGTCCTCGTCAACCAACACTTGCACACGTTATAAAACGATGCTGGGCTGCCAATCCCGCCAAAGGCCCTGATTTCATTTAGATTGCGTTTGAAAACAACTATTTCATTTTGAATTTTAGATTTCAGATCatcaaatgacatgatttgacgtgtcatttcaaattctcagcttTATACTAGTATTTACATTGTTTCGGCTCTGGAGAAAAATGATGATTGTGTTAAAGGACTTCCCTTTACTCTCCACTAGTGACTCATTAGCAGAAATGCTACTGTTAAAGCTTAACAGAACAAGTGTTCTTAAGCTCCTCATCTTATCAATATTTGTAGATTTCTACTCTGATCATCTCGGATACTGGAACATTCTTCATTTGCAGGATCACTCAGTCCTGTGTGACAGATCAGTCCATTAATATTATCTATACTGCTATAGTCAGTGACTTTAAGAATAGTAATTGTGAATGTCTTGGGAAATAAGTAATTACGATTGTTGGATTGTTTTTTATAAATCTTGCAGATTGCCGGTAACTAtttatataaagtataattatTTGGTTGTTCTGcaacatgttaaaaaaattttattcaCTTAAGAACTTCATATAGTTCAAACAGGAAAGGGGAGACAGAGTAATACAGAAGCTCCTCCAACTTACCAGTTACTGCAGTCAAAAGTGATGTAAGGGACATGAGCAACCTTGTAAAAGTCTGGTCCTTGTTTACCATTTAACAGCCGAATGTTCAAGGAAAATTCTAAAGGCATCCGCCCCACCCTTAGTTTCCTAAGGGAATCGAGAAATACGAGTCCTTCTGGAAGCTCCTTCAACTTATTGCATTCAGAAATCGTCAACTCAGAGAGAATTGGCATGCTTCCTTCGTCCACCCTCCACTTTTCCAATTTGCTAAGATTTGACAATTTAAGGTGGATGAGTTTTGGGAAACCGATGGCTGAGCATGTCATTTCCTTTCCCATATATGCATTCAATTCTAAATCCAAATACCTTAAAGTTGGAATCTTCTCCAGTACTGGCATCGGGTCTTTCTCTAGGTACGAAAACCAGAGTTTTAACTTGGTGATACAAATCAAAGATGCATCGATATGAGTATTATTAAGTTGTTGTTGCGGATACTCAAATAATTCATCCAACTCTGGGAGCCTTCCTCGTATAAATAATTCCTGAAGGTTGAACTTGTCATTCCAGAACAATTGTCTTATGATATTTGGATCATTAAACGACCTCCCATGAATTATCTCAAAATGAAGGACCCAGTATCGGAGAACTGAAGTTGATGACAAGGCAAGTGTTGCTAAGTATTTCATCAGCTCTTCCACATCACAATGAATATCGTCTGCTCTTACCCTTAGTCTCTGAAGACTGGTTAATTCCGGGAGATCCTTAACCTCACACCACTCAGTATTAAAATTCTCCAATGTCTCTAATTTGCTCAACCCGTTGAGGCGTAATTTTGCATTCTTCTCAAAGTTGTAAAAGCTGTCTGGAAGATACACATGTCGCAAATGTGACAACTTGCTCAATATTGCTATTGACTTTGCTGGATAAGGGGTAACATTGTCTCCATCCAGTTTGAGAGTCTGTAGCAGAACCAACTTTCGTATCCAAGGTAGAATTATCAAATTAGAATTCCGTGCACTAAGATATCTCAAGTAAATAAGGCTGCCTATTACGCTCCCAATACTAGTACCAAAACGATTACCTGAAACAGTTTGTGCATGAATTCGAAGCTTAACATTTTCCAGAGCCAAAACTCTTAGCAACCTAAAATTGGCAGTATTTGACCCCAATACTGGTGGAAAACTTCTACTGTCACTCACTTGCATAAGTAACATTGATCGATAGTGCTGGTGATTTGGTATCTTGACAATATAGGAATCAGATTGTTTGCTTCTATAAGTCCAATCACGATTAACAAGCTGCCGAGTGTAAGGAAACATGGAGAGATGAAAATCATTTTCTTCTCGGAGATCAATTGCTTCAAAAAAGTGTTTTTCTTTGGCCAGTGATAAAGATAGGTCTCTCATAAGGTCATGAAGAGAACAACTTTTGAACTTTGTAAGCAATGATTCTGAGTCATCAACTCTCACTTGAACCATACTCTTATGGACCAGTTCTCCCATATACGATTCAGCCACTTGCATCATTGTTTCTCCTTCCCTTTTGTCACTGGATAGTACCATCCCTTCCGCAATCCATAACTGATACAAAGTCTCTGCATCTATCCATTCATCTTCATTGAATTTGCCCAAATACAGAAAGCATGGCTTCAACTGAGGAGGCAATTCGTTGTAACTCCAAAGCAATATGTAAAACAATTCATTTTGTTGATTTTCTCCTAACCCCTTCCCTCTCTTTAGGGATGATAAACTATCATAATATACCTTCTCCCACTCTACCAGCGACGGTTTTGTTACAAGAATTCCCCCCAAAATGACTATTGCTAGTGGAAGACCAGCACATTTTCTAAGCATTTCTCTTCCTAATTCTTCCATACGTTTATAGTCTCTGGCAATGTCTGCAACAGAGAGaacaacaagaaaaatatatataagccGGCATAATATGAAGCTATgcctataaatttagccaagaGAATAAGAGACACATAGTAATAGGTAAGACACATAGTCATCTCAATTTGATTGAGATTGCATATTCCTGTACTTCCCTTCTCTGTAACAGGTCACGTCTACTCAGTAAGCGTTCTAGCCACTCTGTAACATGGTTCTTGTACTTCCTTTCTCTGTAACATGTCACTTCCATACCCTAACTATGTTGGATTTTCAAAGTCTAGTTTTACTTTACATGTACTAAGATATCACATAACATTGTAGGCCATTAAGTTCTGCTATTGaagaaatgaaaagaaatataatgAGTGCATGTAAATTGCTTTTGTACCTATATATCCTCCTCTAGTGGGAAGTGCCTTCAACTGAAGTAGCTTCCAACTTTCATCCGCGCTTAGAGTCTCTGGTTTGTGAACTAGTCCTTCTGGATCTACATACTCAGCAACATCAACATTACGACTTGTAAGCATTAATTTGCTTAAAGATTTATCCGCTTTGAATGCCACTTTTATAGAATCCCAAGCATCAGTTGACCATATGTCATCCAGAACTATCAAGCATTTTTTCTTCTGCTGAATTTCTAAGAGATTCTCCACTAACTTGTCGTCATCCCAAGTAAGGATTTCCTCTTTCTTGTCATGGACGAGACATATAAGAATTCTCTGCAACACCTCTTTTGTTTGCCATTTCTGTGAAATGGAAGCCCAGGCTAAACCAGCAAAGTGCCTCCTGATCGTggaatgattatatattttttgcgcGAGAGTTGTCTTTCCAAGACCGCCCATTCCACAAATAGATATGAGCGGATAACAGCCATCACTTTCATCCACCAGAAGTCCCACCAAGTGATCAACATCTGCCTCAAGTCCAACAAATATCTCTGGCTCCACAGTAGTGAAACTATGGAATCGCTTTAGCCTTCCACGTATTCCATTACTTGAATCTGATGGCTCTCCGGTTTCTGATGTTGATTTGATATTACAATCATGAAAGCCACTGAAGACTACAGACATCTTTCTTTGAATACCTTCTATCTTTCTTGTAAACTTCCTTGTGTTCATCCACTGCATTATCTTTCCAGGGGACGAAGAAGCTTCAACAAGAAACGTTTCCACAACATGTTCAGCATCATAGGCAAGCTCTCGTACCTCCTGCAGCAAAATGCAGATTCTTTCTTCATCTAACCTTGAATCAGCGTCTGCTAAGAATGTCTTCATCCGCATGAGCTCGGTGACTACTTGTTCAATTTCAGCCTTCACTCCATGCAGAAGTTGACCCTCTTCAGTCAATAGATCACTCAGCCTCCCTGCAACAATTGACACAGTTGCTTCAGCCATTTgcaattcttaaaaaaaaacttctGGTAAGAAACCTCAAATATAGATCAAATGTGGAAATACTGCACTTGACAACCATTTGTCTATGAAAACTCTTGTTTAAAATATGATATGCTTTATTAGTTGTCGGCCATTTTTTGATACTTTTACTATTAAGGGATCTTCAAATCTTTGGATTGctttatttcgaattattagGTAGTGTGCTTCAGGAAattcctttctttttttttttaagaaaaggagataatttaataaataatagccatacggcatctacaaaaatgatcgagtcgaacaaacatagaaaaaattaacatgcatGTCTTCGTACATTCAtacccaagatgagacaaataagcaatgttgaaattgacgatggtacatgtataTATCCTTGCTCGGTAttcaccatcttttccaaaaactccgtttgagctatcaaccacaaatgcaattcccgaaaggctttatcgatgaatccaaaccactctcacaaaaggagagaaaaatcacacactctcatcagggagagaaatcaaactataatcaaaacaaactaaaacaattagacCTGCACCACGACGCTTGggagataatcgatccacccacaaatccaaaaagacCTCCGGAATAACAACGAAAATCGAAAATTtcggtgatatagatctaaTAAAACTTTCCCTGAAgaaggagatttattaagaataAATGAAAAAACAAGAACAATCAAAGAACTAACAATGAAAAGGAAAGATTTGAGGCTTTCCAccgaaaaccgatggaagccccgtcggtaggggtgttcatcaaaccgcccacaccgcataaaccgcccgcaccgctcCGCACCACACCGTAAAATGCGGTTTTtctttttcgtggtgcggttacgggttgaaattttaacaaaccgcgcggtgcggtgcgggttgcggtttgacattatacatgcgcggttcaaaccgcaccgcaccgccattttctaatatataaaaatatatcacatataattacaaatatttatattatatagaatatagatagattatttattatgatattatctcctatatgtgtgtatatatgttcaagttactcaacttaattttaataattttacaatacaaattaatgttatttttaattcgacaaattaaatattataattatatttgttttccaATAAAATGACTTGTAAGTGTTGAaatcttttcatcttcatcattatcatactcatattttagtttatatttcttttaatgagTATCGTAACTCtaaatttgtgtgtgtattataaaaattatttttaaatacatatattttatcattatatatatattgtcattcaaaagtataatttttttgaatgtata
This region includes:
- the LOC108207057 gene encoding putative disease resistance protein At1g50180, yielding MSTLLAEIRELAYDVENVVETFLVKASSSPGKIIQWMKKRKFSRKIEDINRKMCLVFNQFDDCNMKSKSDSSHGTPGRLRRFHTFTTVEPKIFVGHEADVDHLVGLLVDESDRCYPLISICGMGGLEMANKRGVLIRLIHERKDEILNMDNDKLVENLLLIQQKQKCFIVLDDIWSTDAWDSLKAAFTAERSVSKLMLTSRNVDVAEYVNPKGLIHQPETLSPDQSWELLQLKALPTRGEYIDVARDYKRMEKLGREMVGTCAGLPLAIVILGGIGILITKPSLAEWERVYSDSLWSLKRGTGLGENQQNELFNILVRSYNELPPQLEPCFLYLGKFSEDESIDAETLYQLWITEGMVLSSDKKKGETMMQVAESYMGELVHKSMVQVRFDDSDSSLTKFKSCSLHDLMRDLSLSKAKEEHFFKTIDIREENDTHLSVFPDTRQLVVYSEGNYRSKKPNSYFVKILNHQKHRSVLLMNMSTNRSRFLPAHVGSHFANFRLLRVLSLEYYWVHQQTASRMLET
- the LOC108208947 gene encoding protein RECOGNITION OF PERONOSPORA PARASITICA 7: MAEATVSIVAGRLSDLLTEEGQLLHGVKAEIEQVVTELMRMKTFLADADSRLDEERICILLQEVRELAYDAEHVVETFLVEASSSPGKIMQWMNTRKFTRKIEGIQRKMSVVFSGFHDCNIKSTSETGEPSDSSNGIRGRLKRFHSFTTVEPEIFVGLEADVDHLVGLLVDESDGCYPLISICGMGGLGKTTLAQKIYNHSTIRRHFAGLAWASISQKWQTKEVLQRILICLVHDKKEEILTWDDDKLVENLLEIQQKKKCLIVLDDIWSTDAWDSIKVAFKADKSLSKLMLTSRNVDVAEYVDPEGLVHKPETLSADESWKLLQLKALPTRGGYIDIARDYKRMEELGREMLRKCAGLPLAIVILGGILVTKPSLVEWEKVYYDSLSSLKRGKGLGENQQNELFYILLWSYNELPPQLKPCFLYLGKFNEDEWIDAETLYQLWIAEGMVLSSDKREGETMMQVAESYMGELVHKSMVQVRVDDSESLLTKFKSCSLHDLMRDLSLSLAKEKHFFEAIDLREENDFHLSMFPYTRQLVNRDWTYRSKQSDSYIVKIPNHQHYRSMLLMQVSDSRSFPPVLGSNTANFRLLRVLALENVKLRIHAQTVSGNRFGTSIGSVIGSLIYLRYLSARNSNLIILPWIRKLVLLQTLKLDGDNVTPYPAKSIAILSKLSHLRHVYLPDSFYNFEKNAKLRLNGLSKLETLENFNTEWCEVKDLPELTSLQRLRVRADDIHCDVEELMKYLATLALSSTSVLRYWVLHFEIIHGRSFNDPNIIRQLFWNDKFNLQELFIRGRLPELDELFEYPQQQLNNTHIDASLICITKLKLWFSYLEKDPMPVLEKIPTLRYLDLELNAYMGKEMTCSAIGFPKLIHLKLSNLSKLEKWRVDEGSMPILSELTISECNKLKELPEGLVFLDSLRKLRVGRMPLEFSLNIRLLNGKQGPDFYKVAHVPYITFDCSNWTE